The following proteins are co-located in the Gossypium hirsutum isolate 1008001.06 chromosome A02, Gossypium_hirsutum_v2.1, whole genome shotgun sequence genome:
- the LOC107927488 gene encoding uncharacterized protein isoform X2 — protein sequence MASSFSHTALRLLLSCAKAIEVGDLKSADAFLQNIWILADERPYLYKSRVVKYFADALVRRAYRLHPASSNLTFHVDPASYYHYDSNRINGVIENVIHGALMEKTALMGNRRLHLIDFSIPYYCFQNSVLRTLPTFSGDPPPVRVSYILPPFLKKYVDFSRQMEFLTRDAKGVNVKLEDEFKVVYANSLAEVDECEIDFKRRREDEMVVVYYKFKLDKLVRDAKAMERELVRLKEINPTIVIMLDFYSNHTHSNFLTCFKDSLLYSLKTVDWWWELDLYFDDEYEWECNIEAWEGNNVIRRHPTLTEWQHLFSMAGFSRIPLNHRKAIDLIDKFDRFVKIMGEEEECLILGYKECRMFILSAWKPKVEEEHLNFNSSNDKFGLGFNPYPSPLPPLQPFPEGLALNRVAVIPEIHDILNHLHCEHKFSSALTWASKVNNMNETISDPNKYTFSIQSNSCYLKDFKSHLFMHLCEDKIKQTIIEKAIESKDGYHCEPSITNLDGEDNPYPVDVKKYDIDVVVAICLQNRYTNNDLYVVEFYWPATESKTSKSFAPHIFNDFKHMEKKFVTVKVEGTQKAISNIPTSSNTARHLKIAEETEDVDAVEINGVNVEIFPNGHPEIVKAIKEKPSKATQRKLRSKVWDHFDRFEEDGKQVAKCKHCPKVLTGSSKSGTTHLNNHLKVCPGKKKQNQESQLILPVDTNEGSLRFDKKRSHMDLVKMMIKLQCPLDMAEQETFKNFLKGLQPMFEFQSKDILSYRHRIYDEEKEKHQLYFDKLASKFNLTVSLWKNNSGKTTYCSLTSHFIDDGWELKRKILALKTLEHINDTKALGEIIGSLVLEWNISNKVCSITVDNSFLNDSMVDQIKEICLSDQGSVSSNHWFISFTLLEDGFREMDGILFKLRKSIEYVTETRQGKLKCQEAVDQVKLHGGKYWDDLSFRLESDFDVLDSALRSREIFCKLEQIDENFKLNPTMEEWENAVALQSCLKCFDDIKGSQCLPVSLYFPKLCDIYKKFLQLEKSCHSFVTLMKRKFDHYWSLCNSAFAVASVLDPRLKFKIVELSYRVIYGHVSKMQLNKFHKVLRDVYYKYASEAKSLTTSASVFDDFDCSTIGLGNDSILDSLSKFASASNFNEEAPWKLELELYLDEPLLPMDGAFFDILGWWCDKSQRFPILAKMARDFLAIPISVSTPCSSISAIINNPAYSSLNPESMEALVCSENWLETPKENDGENHEPMQITDKRKRKMDEEDSHPVKNSKPSNLEKAINTEDIAKDSNNNDFSLSFDNWMEPQFSSSESIGEKAEIMKALVCNENRLESSIGKPNHEKNVDVVIEIVNNDPLFDINQSDEVQSSSSESEDEATLKEQGPWCEQDIKAYLLSRFTSKEHKRLDKWQRNELNGKLIGRDKKFKFQGEILAPLLMVPQSDETRKECYINDSVVNAFFELLKKRSDEFSNTYINHYSFDSQIAAQLIKGCRSELEVLNWFKAEKLRGVHKEKKFSWLDPDPSSLIQSYHFENHVKVLLQWFTSFLLPKLGYSDANKWPFIVRNDIPKQKKVTRLIVGVFVMKYGDCLTHGDCFPFKQEDMVHFRRRIFLDIYRGRLHKKKQ from the exons ATGGCTTCTTCTTTTTCTCACACCGCCTTGAGATTATTACTATCCTGCGCTAAAGCTATTGAAGTTGGGGATCTGAAAAGCGCCGATGCGTTCCTTCAGAACATCTGGATTCTTGCTGATGAGAGACCCTACCTATATAAAAGCAGAGTGGTGAAATACTTTGCGGACGCTCTGGTTCGCCGAGCCTACCGACTGCATCCCGCTTCTTCCAACTTAACTTTCCACGTGGATCCTGCATCATATTATCATTATGACAGCAACCGTATTAATGGCGTCATAGAAAATGTCATCCATGGTGCTTTAATGGAAAAGACTGCTTTGATGGGAAACAGGCGATTGCACCTCATTGATTTCTCCATCCCGTATTACTGTTTTCAGAATTCAGTTCTTCGTACACTACCGACCTTCTCCGGCGATCCTCCACCCGTCCGTGTAAGTTACATACTTCCACCATTTctgaaaaaatatgtagatttcTCACGCCAAATGGAGTTTTTGACTAGGGATGCCAAGGGAGTTAATGTAAAGTTGGAGGATGAGTTCAAAGTGGTTTATGCCAATAGTTTGGCAGAAGTGGATGAATGTGAAATAGATttcaaaagaagaagagaagatgaaATGGTGGTGGTTTACTATAAATTTAAACTTGATAAGTTGGTAAGAGATGCAAAAGCAATGGAGAGAGAGTTAGTAAGATTGAAGGAGATAAATCCGACGATTGTGATAATGCTAGACTTTTATTCTAATCATACCCACTCCAATTTCTTGACATGTTTCAAGGATTCTCTTCTGTATTCCTTGAAGACTGTTGATTGGTGGTGGGAGTTGGACCTTTATTTTGATGATGAGTATGAGTGGGAGTGCAACATAGAGGCATGGGAAGGTAATAATGTAATTAGGCGGCACCCAACTTTGACAGAATGGCAACATCTCTTTTCAATGGCTGGCTTTAGTCGAATTCCATTAAACCACAGGAAAGCTATTGATCTTATTGATAAGTTTGACAGGTTTGTGAAAATAATGGGGGAGGAAGAAGAATGTTTGATTTTAGGTTACAAGGAATGTCGAATGTTTATCTTGTCGGCATGGAaacccaaagttgaagaagagcACTTAAATTTCAATTCCAGCAACGATAAGTTTGGACTAg GTTTCAATCCATATCCATCACCTCTTCCGCCTCTTCAACCATTTCCGGAg GGTTTGGCATTGAATCGAGTAGCTGTCATCCCTGAGATACATGACATACTAAACCATTTACATTGTGAACACAAGTTTTCATCGGCTTTAACATGGGCTTCTAAAGTTAACAATATGAATGAAACTATATCGGATCCAAATAAGTATACTTTCTCAATTCAAAGTAATTCTTGTTATTTGAAAGATTTTAAGTCTCATCTATTTATGCATTTATGTGAAGATAAGATTAAGCAAACCATTATTGAGAAAGCAATTGAATCAAAGGACGGCTACCATTGTGAACCATCTATTACTAATCTTGATGGTGAAGACAATCCATATCCGGTAGATGTAAAGAAATATGACATAGATGTTGTTGTTGCAATCTGTCTACAAAATCGTTACACAAATAACGATCTTTATGTAGTAGAATTTTATTGGCCTGCAACGGAGAGTAAAACATCAAAATCTTTTGCTCCTCATATCTTCAATGACTTCAAACATATGGAGAAAAAGTTTGTAACAGTAAAGGTTGAAGGCACCCAAAAAGCTATTTCAAACATTCCAACATCTTCGAACACAGCAAGGCATTTGAAAATAGCTGAAGAAACAGAGGACGTTGATGCAGTAGAAATAAACGGGGTTAATGTGGAG ATTTTTCCCAATGGTCACCCTGAGATTGTAAAAGCAATTAAGGAGAAACCCTCAAAAGCCACACAGAGAAAGTTGAGGTCTAAGGTTTGGGATCACTTTGATAGgtttgaagaagatggaaaacAAGTAGCCAAATGCAAACATTGCCCCAAGGTGCTTACAGGGTCAAGCAAGAGTGGGACCACACACTTGAATAACCACTTGAAAGTATGTCCTGGTAAGAAGAAACAAAATCAAGAAAGCCAGTTGATACTTCCAGTTGATACCAATGAAGGAAGCTTGAGGTTTGATAAAAAAAGGAGTCACATGGATCTTGTGAAAATGATGATTAAGCTTCAATGTCCTTTGGATATGGCTGAACAAGAAACCTTTAAGAATTTTTTGAAAGGTTTGCAACCCATGTTTGAGTTTCAATCCAAAGATATTTTATCTTATAGACATCGCATTTATGACGAAGAGAAGGAGAAACATCAGCTGTATTTTGATAAGCTTGCTAGTAAATTCAATCTGACAGTGAGTTTGTGGAAGAACAATTCTGGAAAGACTACCTATTGCTCTTTGACATCACATTTTATTGATGATGGTTGGGAACTAAAGAGGAAGATTCTTGCCTTGAAAACTTTGGAGCATATCAATGACACAAAGGCTTTAGGCGAAATTATTGGGAGCTTGGTTTTGGAGTGGAATATAAGCAACAAAGTATGCTCCATAACCGTGGATAACTCTTTTTTGAATGACAGTATGGTTGATCAGATAAAAGAAATTTGTCTTAGTGACCAGGGCTCTGTTTCTTCAAATCATTGGTTCATCAGTTTCACACTTCTCGAGGATGGGTTCCGTGAGATGGATGGCATACTTTTTAAGTTAAGGAAGTCCATTGAATATGTCACTGAAACAAGACAAGGAAAATTGAAATGCCAAGAAGCTGTAGATCAAGTGAAGCTACATGGTGGGAAATATTGGGATGATCTTTCTTTCAGGCTGGAATCAGACTTTGACGTACTTGATAGTGCTTTGAGATCAAGAGAAATCTTTTGTAAACTGGAGcaaattgatgaaaattttaaactaaacccAACAATGGAGGAATGGGAGAATGCAGTAGCTCTACAGAGTTGTTTGAAATGCTTTGATGATATCAAAGGATCTCAATGCCTTCCTGTAAGTTTGTACTTTCCAAAGCTTTGCGACATATACAAGAAATTTCTTCAGTTGGAAAAAAGCTGTCATTCATTTGTTACATTGATGAAGAGGAAATTCGACCATTATTGGAGCTTATGCAATTCGGCATTTGCTGTTGCATCTGTTCTTGATCcaaggttaaaatttaaaattgtggaGCTCTCCTATAGGGTGATTTATGGCCATGTCAGTAAGATGCAATTGAACAAGTTTCATAAAGTTCTTCGGGATGTCTACTATAAATATGCCAGTGAAGCCAAAAGCCTAACTACATCTGCTTCAGTCTTCGATGATTTCGATTGTTCAACAATAGGGCTTGGAAATGATAGTATTTTGGACTCCTTGAGTAAATTTGCATCTGCAAGCAACTTTAATGAGGAGGCCCCATGGAAGCTAGAGCTTGAGCTTTACTTAGATGAACCTTTACTTCCCATGGACGGAGCATTTTTTGACATACTTGGTTGGTGGTGTGATAAATCTCAAAGGTTTCCAATACTTGCAAAGATGGCTCGAGATTTCCTTGCAATTCCGATATCAGTTTCCACACCATGCTCAAGTATTAGTGCCATAATCAATAATCCAGCCTACAGTAGCTTGAATCCCGAGAGCATGGAAGCCTTGGTATGCAGTGAAAACTGGTTGGAAACTCCAAAAGAAA ATGATGGAGAAAATCATGAACCCATGCAAATTACG GATAAAAGGAAAAGGAAGATGGATGAGGAGGACTCTCATCCAGTAAAAAATTCCAAACCTTCGAATCTTGAAAAAGCTATTAATACCGAAGACATTGCTAAAGATTCCAACAACAATG ACTTTAGTCTATCTTTTGACAATTGGATGGAGCCACAATTTTCTTCTTCAGAGTCTATTGGTGAAAAAGCAGAGATCATGAAAGCTTTGGTTTGCAATGAAAATAGGTTGGAATCGTCAATAGGAA AACCTAATCATGAAAAAAATGTTGATGTCGTAATTGAAATTGTGAACAATGATCCATTATTCGATATTAATCAATCGGATGAGGTTCAGAGTTCATCTTCTGAGTCTGAAGATGAAGCAACATTGAAGGAGCAAGGACCATGGTGTGAACAG GATATTAAGGCATATTTACTCTCAAGGTTTACTAGCAAGGAGCATAAACGGCTAGATAAATGGCAAAGGAATGAGTTGAATGG AAAATTGATTGGAcgagataaaaaatttaaattccagGGTGAGATATTGGCACCTTTACTCATGGTGCCTCAAAGTGATGAAACTCGAAAAGAGTGTTATATTAATGATTCG GTTGTTAATGCTTTCTTTGAATTGCTTAAGAAGAGATCTGATGAATTTTCAAATACATACATCAATCACTATTCATTTGACTCTCAAATAGCT GCTCAGTTGATAAAAGGATGCAGGTCAGAACTTGAAGTATTAAATTGGTTTAAAGCTGAGAAGCTAAGGGGTGTACATAAA GAAAAAAAGTTTTCATGGTTGGATCCAGATCCATCTTCCCTGATACAATCTTACCATTTCGAAAACCATGTTAAAGTATTATTACAATGGTTCACAAGCTTTTTACTCCCGAAGCTTGGTTATAGTGATGCAAATAAATGGCCATTTATAGTGCGTAATGATATCCCAAAGCAAAAAAAAGTAA CTCGGTTGATTGTGGGGGTATTCGTGATGAAATATGGTGATTGTCTTACGCATGGTGATTGCTTTCCTTTTAAACAAGAAGACATGGTTCATTTTCGTCGTCGTATCTTTCTTGATATATACCGTGGAagattacataaaaaaaaacaatga
- the LOC107927488 gene encoding uncharacterized protein isoform X1: protein MASSFSHTALRLLLSCAKAIEVGDLKSADAFLQNIWILADERPYLYKSRVVKYFADALVRRAYRLHPASSNLTFHVDPASYYHYDSNRINGVIENVIHGALMEKTALMGNRRLHLIDFSIPYYCFQNSVLRTLPTFSGDPPPVRVSYILPPFLKKYVDFSRQMEFLTRDAKGVNVKLEDEFKVVYANSLAEVDECEIDFKRRREDEMVVVYYKFKLDKLVRDAKAMERELVRLKEINPTIVIMLDFYSNHTHSNFLTCFKDSLLYSLKTVDWWWELDLYFDDEYEWECNIEAWEGNNVIRRHPTLTEWQHLFSMAGFSRIPLNHRKAIDLIDKFDRFVKIMGEEEECLILGYKECRMFILSAWKPKVEEEHLNFNSSNDKFGLGFNPYPSPLPPLQPFPEGLALNRVAVIPEIHDILNHLHCEHKFSSALTWASKVNNMNETISDPNKYTFSIQSNSCYLKDFKSHLFMHLCEDKIKQTIIEKAIESKDGYHCEPSITNLDGEDNPYPVDVKKYDIDVVVAICLQNRYTNNDLYVVEFYWPATESKTSKSFAPHIFNDFKHMEKKFVTVKVEGTQKAISNIPTSSNTARHLKIAEETEDVDAVEINGVNVEIFPNGHPEIVKAIKEKPSKATQRKLRSKVWDHFDRFEEDGKQVAKCKHCPKVLTGSSKSGTTHLNNHLKVCPGKKKQNQESQLILPVDTNEGSLRFDKKRSHMDLVKMMIKLQCPLDMAEQETFKNFLKGLQPMFEFQSKDILSYRHRIYDEEKEKHQLYFDKLASKFNLTVSLWKNNSGKTTYCSLTSHFIDDGWELKRKILALKTLEHINDTKALGEIIGSLVLEWNISNKVCSITVDNSFLNDSMVDQIKEICLSDQGSVSSNHWFISFTLLEDGFREMDGILFKLRKSIEYVTETRQGKLKCQEAVDQVKLHGGKYWDDLSFRLESDFDVLDSALRSREIFCKLEQIDENFKLNPTMEEWENAVALQSCLKCFDDIKGSQCLPVSLYFPKLCDIYKKFLQLEKSCHSFVTLMKRKFDHYWSLCNSAFAVASVLDPRLKFKIVELSYRVIYGHVSKMQLNKFHKVLRDVYYKYASEAKSLTTSASVFDDFDCSTIGLGNDSILDSLSKFASASNFNEEAPWKLELELYLDEPLLPMDGAFFDILGWWCDKSQRFPILAKMARDFLAIPISVSTPCSSISAIINNPAYSSLNPESMEALVCSENWLETPKENDGENHEPMQITDKRKRKMDEEDSHPVKNSKPSNLEKAINTEDIAKDSNNNDFSLSFDNWMEPQFSSSESIGEKAEIMKALVCNENRLESSIGKPNHEKNVDVVIEIVNNDPLFDINQSDEVQSSSSESEDEATLKEQGPWCEQDIKAYLLSRFTSKEHKRLDKWQRNELNGKLIGRDKKFKFQGEILAPLLMVPQSDETRKECYINDSVVNAFFELLKKRSDEFSNTYINHYSFDSQIAAQLIKGCRSELEVLNWFKAEKLRGVHKLFLLLCLSSHWVLFYVDIKEKKFSWLDPDPSSLIQSYHFENHVKVLLQWFTSFLLPKLGYSDANKWPFIVRNDIPKQKKVTRLIVGVFVMKYGDCLTHGDCFPFKQEDMVHFRRRIFLDIYRGRLHKKKQ from the exons ATGGCTTCTTCTTTTTCTCACACCGCCTTGAGATTATTACTATCCTGCGCTAAAGCTATTGAAGTTGGGGATCTGAAAAGCGCCGATGCGTTCCTTCAGAACATCTGGATTCTTGCTGATGAGAGACCCTACCTATATAAAAGCAGAGTGGTGAAATACTTTGCGGACGCTCTGGTTCGCCGAGCCTACCGACTGCATCCCGCTTCTTCCAACTTAACTTTCCACGTGGATCCTGCATCATATTATCATTATGACAGCAACCGTATTAATGGCGTCATAGAAAATGTCATCCATGGTGCTTTAATGGAAAAGACTGCTTTGATGGGAAACAGGCGATTGCACCTCATTGATTTCTCCATCCCGTATTACTGTTTTCAGAATTCAGTTCTTCGTACACTACCGACCTTCTCCGGCGATCCTCCACCCGTCCGTGTAAGTTACATACTTCCACCATTTctgaaaaaatatgtagatttcTCACGCCAAATGGAGTTTTTGACTAGGGATGCCAAGGGAGTTAATGTAAAGTTGGAGGATGAGTTCAAAGTGGTTTATGCCAATAGTTTGGCAGAAGTGGATGAATGTGAAATAGATttcaaaagaagaagagaagatgaaATGGTGGTGGTTTACTATAAATTTAAACTTGATAAGTTGGTAAGAGATGCAAAAGCAATGGAGAGAGAGTTAGTAAGATTGAAGGAGATAAATCCGACGATTGTGATAATGCTAGACTTTTATTCTAATCATACCCACTCCAATTTCTTGACATGTTTCAAGGATTCTCTTCTGTATTCCTTGAAGACTGTTGATTGGTGGTGGGAGTTGGACCTTTATTTTGATGATGAGTATGAGTGGGAGTGCAACATAGAGGCATGGGAAGGTAATAATGTAATTAGGCGGCACCCAACTTTGACAGAATGGCAACATCTCTTTTCAATGGCTGGCTTTAGTCGAATTCCATTAAACCACAGGAAAGCTATTGATCTTATTGATAAGTTTGACAGGTTTGTGAAAATAATGGGGGAGGAAGAAGAATGTTTGATTTTAGGTTACAAGGAATGTCGAATGTTTATCTTGTCGGCATGGAaacccaaagttgaagaagagcACTTAAATTTCAATTCCAGCAACGATAAGTTTGGACTAg GTTTCAATCCATATCCATCACCTCTTCCGCCTCTTCAACCATTTCCGGAg GGTTTGGCATTGAATCGAGTAGCTGTCATCCCTGAGATACATGACATACTAAACCATTTACATTGTGAACACAAGTTTTCATCGGCTTTAACATGGGCTTCTAAAGTTAACAATATGAATGAAACTATATCGGATCCAAATAAGTATACTTTCTCAATTCAAAGTAATTCTTGTTATTTGAAAGATTTTAAGTCTCATCTATTTATGCATTTATGTGAAGATAAGATTAAGCAAACCATTATTGAGAAAGCAATTGAATCAAAGGACGGCTACCATTGTGAACCATCTATTACTAATCTTGATGGTGAAGACAATCCATATCCGGTAGATGTAAAGAAATATGACATAGATGTTGTTGTTGCAATCTGTCTACAAAATCGTTACACAAATAACGATCTTTATGTAGTAGAATTTTATTGGCCTGCAACGGAGAGTAAAACATCAAAATCTTTTGCTCCTCATATCTTCAATGACTTCAAACATATGGAGAAAAAGTTTGTAACAGTAAAGGTTGAAGGCACCCAAAAAGCTATTTCAAACATTCCAACATCTTCGAACACAGCAAGGCATTTGAAAATAGCTGAAGAAACAGAGGACGTTGATGCAGTAGAAATAAACGGGGTTAATGTGGAG ATTTTTCCCAATGGTCACCCTGAGATTGTAAAAGCAATTAAGGAGAAACCCTCAAAAGCCACACAGAGAAAGTTGAGGTCTAAGGTTTGGGATCACTTTGATAGgtttgaagaagatggaaaacAAGTAGCCAAATGCAAACATTGCCCCAAGGTGCTTACAGGGTCAAGCAAGAGTGGGACCACACACTTGAATAACCACTTGAAAGTATGTCCTGGTAAGAAGAAACAAAATCAAGAAAGCCAGTTGATACTTCCAGTTGATACCAATGAAGGAAGCTTGAGGTTTGATAAAAAAAGGAGTCACATGGATCTTGTGAAAATGATGATTAAGCTTCAATGTCCTTTGGATATGGCTGAACAAGAAACCTTTAAGAATTTTTTGAAAGGTTTGCAACCCATGTTTGAGTTTCAATCCAAAGATATTTTATCTTATAGACATCGCATTTATGACGAAGAGAAGGAGAAACATCAGCTGTATTTTGATAAGCTTGCTAGTAAATTCAATCTGACAGTGAGTTTGTGGAAGAACAATTCTGGAAAGACTACCTATTGCTCTTTGACATCACATTTTATTGATGATGGTTGGGAACTAAAGAGGAAGATTCTTGCCTTGAAAACTTTGGAGCATATCAATGACACAAAGGCTTTAGGCGAAATTATTGGGAGCTTGGTTTTGGAGTGGAATATAAGCAACAAAGTATGCTCCATAACCGTGGATAACTCTTTTTTGAATGACAGTATGGTTGATCAGATAAAAGAAATTTGTCTTAGTGACCAGGGCTCTGTTTCTTCAAATCATTGGTTCATCAGTTTCACACTTCTCGAGGATGGGTTCCGTGAGATGGATGGCATACTTTTTAAGTTAAGGAAGTCCATTGAATATGTCACTGAAACAAGACAAGGAAAATTGAAATGCCAAGAAGCTGTAGATCAAGTGAAGCTACATGGTGGGAAATATTGGGATGATCTTTCTTTCAGGCTGGAATCAGACTTTGACGTACTTGATAGTGCTTTGAGATCAAGAGAAATCTTTTGTAAACTGGAGcaaattgatgaaaattttaaactaaacccAACAATGGAGGAATGGGAGAATGCAGTAGCTCTACAGAGTTGTTTGAAATGCTTTGATGATATCAAAGGATCTCAATGCCTTCCTGTAAGTTTGTACTTTCCAAAGCTTTGCGACATATACAAGAAATTTCTTCAGTTGGAAAAAAGCTGTCATTCATTTGTTACATTGATGAAGAGGAAATTCGACCATTATTGGAGCTTATGCAATTCGGCATTTGCTGTTGCATCTGTTCTTGATCcaaggttaaaatttaaaattgtggaGCTCTCCTATAGGGTGATTTATGGCCATGTCAGTAAGATGCAATTGAACAAGTTTCATAAAGTTCTTCGGGATGTCTACTATAAATATGCCAGTGAAGCCAAAAGCCTAACTACATCTGCTTCAGTCTTCGATGATTTCGATTGTTCAACAATAGGGCTTGGAAATGATAGTATTTTGGACTCCTTGAGTAAATTTGCATCTGCAAGCAACTTTAATGAGGAGGCCCCATGGAAGCTAGAGCTTGAGCTTTACTTAGATGAACCTTTACTTCCCATGGACGGAGCATTTTTTGACATACTTGGTTGGTGGTGTGATAAATCTCAAAGGTTTCCAATACTTGCAAAGATGGCTCGAGATTTCCTTGCAATTCCGATATCAGTTTCCACACCATGCTCAAGTATTAGTGCCATAATCAATAATCCAGCCTACAGTAGCTTGAATCCCGAGAGCATGGAAGCCTTGGTATGCAGTGAAAACTGGTTGGAAACTCCAAAAGAAA ATGATGGAGAAAATCATGAACCCATGCAAATTACG GATAAAAGGAAAAGGAAGATGGATGAGGAGGACTCTCATCCAGTAAAAAATTCCAAACCTTCGAATCTTGAAAAAGCTATTAATACCGAAGACATTGCTAAAGATTCCAACAACAATG ACTTTAGTCTATCTTTTGACAATTGGATGGAGCCACAATTTTCTTCTTCAGAGTCTATTGGTGAAAAAGCAGAGATCATGAAAGCTTTGGTTTGCAATGAAAATAGGTTGGAATCGTCAATAGGAA AACCTAATCATGAAAAAAATGTTGATGTCGTAATTGAAATTGTGAACAATGATCCATTATTCGATATTAATCAATCGGATGAGGTTCAGAGTTCATCTTCTGAGTCTGAAGATGAAGCAACATTGAAGGAGCAAGGACCATGGTGTGAACAG GATATTAAGGCATATTTACTCTCAAGGTTTACTAGCAAGGAGCATAAACGGCTAGATAAATGGCAAAGGAATGAGTTGAATGG AAAATTGATTGGAcgagataaaaaatttaaattccagGGTGAGATATTGGCACCTTTACTCATGGTGCCTCAAAGTGATGAAACTCGAAAAGAGTGTTATATTAATGATTCG GTTGTTAATGCTTTCTTTGAATTGCTTAAGAAGAGATCTGATGAATTTTCAAATACATACATCAATCACTATTCATTTGACTCTCAAATAGCT GCTCAGTTGATAAAAGGATGCAGGTCAGAACTTGAAGTATTAAATTGGTTTAAAGCTGAGAAGCTAAGGGGTGTACATAAA TTGTTTTTACTATTGTGCTTATCATCACACTGGGTTCTGTTCTATGTTGATATCAAGGAAAAAAAGTTTTCATGGTTGGATCCAGATCCATCTTCCCTGATACAATCTTACCATTTCGAAAACCATGTTAAAGTATTATTACAATGGTTCACAAGCTTTTTACTCCCGAAGCTTGGTTATAGTGATGCAAATAAATGGCCATTTATAGTGCGTAATGATATCCCAAAGCAAAAAAAAGTAA CTCGGTTGATTGTGGGGGTATTCGTGATGAAATATGGTGATTGTCTTACGCATGGTGATTGCTTTCCTTTTAAACAAGAAGACATGGTTCATTTTCGTCGTCGTATCTTTCTTGATATATACCGTGGAagattacataaaaaaaaacaatga